Proteins co-encoded in one Haladaptatus sp. ZSTT2 genomic window:
- the rbcL gene encoding type III ribulose-bisphosphate carboxylase: MTGIEYSDFLDLDYEPVETDLVCTFRLHPGEGMSMEDAAARVASESSNGTWAELQVEAGVTELSATAFDLSGNTVRVAYPEALFEPGNMPQILSCIAGNIMGMKAVDSIRLEDCEWPEALVEGFPGPQFGSSVATELLSAHGRPVTATVPKPKVGLHTESHAQIGYDAWLGGVDLLKDDENLTDQAFNPFEERVARSLELRDKAQEETGERKDYLVNITAETDEMLRRAEFVADHGGKFVMVDVVTAGWASVQTVRRRCEDLGLAIHAHRAMHAAFDRHPDQGVSMRVIAQISRLVGVDHIHTGTADLGKLENEDTAGINDWLQSDLYGMKDVLPVASGGLHPGIIDELINHLGSNLIIQAGGGIHGHPDGTAAGAKAFRQSVDASMEGIRLAEYAETHPELKVALDKWGTQTPR; the protein is encoded by the coding sequence ATGACAGGGATTGAGTATTCAGATTTCCTCGACCTCGACTACGAACCCGTAGAGACAGACCTTGTCTGCACGTTCCGGCTCCACCCCGGCGAAGGGATGAGCATGGAGGACGCCGCCGCGCGGGTCGCCTCCGAGAGTTCGAACGGGACGTGGGCCGAGTTGCAGGTCGAAGCCGGTGTGACCGAACTAAGTGCCACCGCCTTTGACCTCTCAGGAAACACCGTTCGCGTCGCCTACCCCGAAGCGCTGTTCGAACCGGGGAACATGCCCCAGATTCTCTCATGTATCGCGGGGAACATCATGGGGATGAAGGCAGTCGATTCCATCCGCCTCGAAGACTGTGAGTGGCCGGAAGCCCTCGTCGAAGGCTTCCCCGGCCCGCAGTTCGGCTCGTCGGTCGCCACGGAACTCCTGTCGGCTCACGGCCGTCCCGTGACGGCGACCGTCCCGAAGCCGAAAGTCGGTCTGCACACCGAGTCGCACGCCCAAATCGGCTACGACGCGTGGCTAGGCGGCGTCGATTTGCTGAAAGACGACGAGAACCTCACCGACCAAGCGTTCAACCCGTTCGAAGAACGCGTTGCCCGGTCGCTCGAACTCCGCGACAAAGCCCAAGAGGAGACCGGCGAGCGCAAAGACTACCTCGTGAACATCACCGCGGAGACCGACGAGATGCTCCGGCGCGCCGAGTTCGTCGCGGACCACGGCGGCAAGTTCGTCATGGTCGATGTCGTGACCGCGGGTTGGGCGAGCGTCCAGACCGTGCGCCGTCGCTGTGAGGACTTGGGCCTCGCCATCCACGCCCACCGCGCGATGCACGCCGCGTTCGACCGCCACCCAGACCAAGGCGTCTCGATGCGCGTCATCGCCCAAATTTCGCGGCTGGTCGGTGTCGACCACATCCACACCGGAACCGCGGATTTGGGAAAACTCGAAAACGAAGATACGGCGGGCATCAACGACTGGCTTCAGTCAGACCTCTACGGGATGAAAGACGTGTTGCCGGTCGCCTCCGGCGGGTTGCACCCCGGTATCATAGACGAACTCATCAACCATCTCGGCTCAAACCTCATCATCCAGGCCGGTGGAGGTATCCACGGACACCCCGACGGCACCGCCGCGGGCGCGAAGGCGTTCCGACAATCGGTCGATGCCTCGATGGAGGGCATCCGGCTCGCTGAGTACGCAGAAACCCACCCCGAACTGAAAGTCGCCCTCGACAAGTGGGGCACGCAAACACCCCGGTAA
- a CDS encoding MFS transporter, translated as MAQSLASRRATVLLALGSLAYLALMFVWFTLPAFLVPISTELSLTSAEAGFLAGAIPLSYIPLSVMSGVIVDRIGPRRSVGFALLIFGVAQIFRGYATDFWTLLLPTLLLGLGGTGITFGLPKLVSKLYTADRVGVASSAYMIGSYLGVAAAFSLGRGVLGPALGGWRPVFFWGGVTCILFSLGWFLVTRGTSGADLDAPPADEHDSARTNVRAVLTTPGMLSVIVIGTMYLFILHGIQGWLATILEYRGIAPTLAATITSGMVGAQILGALAIPLFVSRLSNRTIVFGIGAVTTVGTLGMWVPGLGGTAAVAGALVIGVGIGALSPLVRSIPVELDGVGPELTGTAVGLVFTVGEIGGFLGPFLIGSLETATDSFVPGLILLTVGGVIILGAGTSLST; from the coding sequence ATGGCACAGTCACTGGCTTCGCGGCGCGCTACTGTCCTCCTCGCGCTCGGGAGTCTCGCGTATCTCGCGTTGATGTTCGTTTGGTTTACACTACCCGCATTCCTCGTCCCGATTTCGACCGAGCTCTCGCTCACGTCGGCCGAAGCCGGCTTTCTGGCGGGTGCGATTCCGCTGTCCTACATTCCCCTCTCGGTGATGAGCGGCGTCATCGTAGACCGAATCGGCCCGCGCCGGAGCGTCGGTTTCGCGCTCCTGATTTTCGGCGTCGCCCAGATTTTCCGGGGCTACGCGACTGACTTCTGGACGCTGTTGCTCCCGACGCTGTTGCTCGGCCTCGGCGGGACAGGCATCACGTTTGGCCTTCCGAAACTCGTCTCGAAACTCTACACCGCAGACCGCGTCGGGGTCGCGTCCTCGGCCTACATGATTGGCTCGTACCTCGGCGTCGCGGCGGCGTTCTCGCTCGGCCGCGGCGTCCTCGGCCCGGCACTCGGCGGCTGGCGACCCGTGTTCTTCTGGGGTGGCGTCACCTGCATCCTTTTTTCACTCGGTTGGTTTCTCGTCACTCGTGGGACGAGCGGCGCTGACCTCGACGCACCTCCTGCTGACGAACACGACTCTGCGCGCACCAACGTTCGCGCGGTACTCACCACGCCGGGCATGCTGAGCGTCATCGTCATCGGGACGATGTACCTGTTCATCCTCCACGGGATTCAGGGCTGGCTCGCGACGATTCTCGAATATCGCGGCATTGCGCCCACGCTCGCGGCGACGATTACGAGCGGGATGGTCGGCGCACAGATTCTCGGCGCGCTCGCCATCCCGTTGTTCGTCTCGCGGCTTTCCAATCGAACAATCGTGTTCGGTATCGGGGCGGTCACGACGGTTGGCACGCTCGGGATGTGGGTTCCCGGCCTCGGTGGCACGGCGGCGGTTGCGGGCGCGCTCGTCATCGGTGTCGGTATTGGCGCGCTCTCGCCACTCGTGCGCTCAATTCCTGTCGAGTTAGATGGCGTCGGCCCGGAACTCACGGGGACGGCAGTCGGCCTCGTGTTCACGGTTGGAGAAATCGGTGGCTTCCTCGGCCCGTTCCTGATTGGCTCGCTCGAAACGGCGACCGATTCGTTCGTTCCCGGACTCATCTTGCTGACCGTCGGCGGCGTGATAATTCTGGGTGCCGGTACGTCGCTTTCGACGTGA
- a CDS encoding DJ-1/PfpI family protein: MKILEFTGDFVEDYEVMVPFQALQMVGHEVHAVCPEKADGDTVKTAIHDFEGDQTYTEKPGHNFTLNATFADIDPANYDALVIPGGRAPEYLRLNEEVLDIVRHFATANKPIAALCHGPQILAAADVLSGKHCTSYPAVKPDVLAAGGQWEDRVTTDGNLVTGQAWPDHQEWLAQFLDVLGTTIEHKEPAAADD, encoded by the coding sequence ATGAAAATCCTCGAATTCACAGGAGATTTTGTCGAAGACTACGAAGTGATGGTTCCGTTCCAAGCCCTCCAGATGGTGGGCCATGAGGTGCACGCGGTCTGCCCGGAGAAGGCAGACGGTGACACCGTGAAGACGGCCATCCACGACTTCGAAGGCGACCAGACCTACACCGAAAAGCCCGGTCACAACTTCACGTTGAACGCGACGTTTGCGGACATTGACCCGGCAAACTACGACGCGCTCGTCATTCCCGGCGGGCGAGCGCCTGAGTATCTGCGGCTGAACGAGGAAGTGCTCGACATCGTCCGGCACTTCGCCACGGCGAACAAACCAATCGCCGCGCTCTGTCACGGCCCGCAGATTCTCGCCGCCGCGGACGTGCTTTCGGGGAAACACTGCACGTCGTACCCAGCGGTGAAACCCGACGTACTCGCCGCGGGCGGGCAGTGGGAAGACCGCGTGACGACCGACGGAAACCTCGTCACGGGCCAGGCGTGGCCAGACCACCAAGAGTGGCTCGCGCAGTTCTTAGACGTGCTCGGAACGACCATCGAGCACAAAGAGCCGGCGGCCGCAGACGACTAA
- a CDS encoding ABC transporter ATP-binding protein, protein MPAIETTSLTKEYDGFAALRDLSLSVEHGSLYGLLGPNGSGKTTTLSILTGQLVPTSGSARVLDIDPVADPVAVRENVGILPEREDPPSFMTPREYLTFVSEVRNLDDPEYQIARWADRLGFEDRLDTLSTDLSEGERQRVMLAQAFVHDPQVVFIDEPLVNLDPIMQERVKRLFVDYCDVGNTLFLSTHFISVAEEICTDVGILTEGELAAECDPRTLKSGTGLLDYFLSEVDAAKAEALQ, encoded by the coding sequence ATGCCCGCCATCGAAACCACCTCGCTTACGAAGGAGTACGACGGCTTTGCGGCACTCAGAGACCTCTCACTCTCCGTCGAACACGGCTCGCTCTACGGCCTGCTCGGCCCAAACGGCTCCGGGAAGACCACGACGCTCTCTATTCTCACCGGCCAGCTCGTCCCCACATCCGGGAGTGCGCGCGTTCTCGACATCGACCCCGTCGCAGACCCCGTAGCGGTACGCGAGAACGTCGGTATTCTCCCCGAACGCGAAGACCCGCCGAGTTTCATGACGCCACGAGAATACCTGACCTTCGTCTCGGAGGTGCGCAACTTAGACGACCCGGAGTACCAAATCGCGCGCTGGGCCGACCGCCTCGGCTTCGAAGACCGCCTCGATACGCTTTCGACAGACCTCTCTGAGGGCGAACGCCAGCGCGTCATGCTCGCCCAAGCGTTCGTCCACGACCCGCAGGTCGTGTTCATCGACGAACCGCTCGTGAACTTAGACCCAATCATGCAAGAGCGCGTCAAACGGCTGTTCGTCGATTACTGCGACGTGGGAAACACGCTGTTTCTCTCGACGCATTTCATCAGCGTGGCAGAGGAAATCTGTACGGACGTGGGCATCCTCACGGAGGGGGAACTCGCCGCAGAGTGTGACCCACGAACGCTCAAAAGCGGCACGGGGCTGCTCGACTACTTTCTCTCTGAGGTGGACGCAGCAAAGGCAGAGGCGCTGCAATGA
- a CDS encoding DUF3179 domain-containing protein, producing the protein MNRRRYLTIATASLVGLAGCTSGDSGSPTQPTQTPEGFTLPVPEAELNRGAPKDAIPAIVDPAFGADWEDVELPVRSRLVGDYTARPRLSPDDRVIGVERNGKARAYPLKILNWHEIVNDEFDGPLLVTYCPLCGSGLTAERTVDGDVTTFGVSGLLWNADLVMYDEKTDSLWSQLLATAISGERTGEALTLTPSSLTTWGAWQASHPETVVLLPPPFSGTVVGETSRDYTRNPYASYGDSDQIGIGFTEFEDDRLHPKTLVIGITDGTTARAYPFAELDGAHVVNDTVGSRPVVVAALTDGSLVAYDRTIGEDVLTFAPGEPDEMTGGGSRWQLATGVAIDGPHVGTHLARANDVSPLFWFAWATFNPETDIYTG; encoded by the coding sequence ATGAACCGGCGGCGCTATCTCACGATTGCCACAGCCAGCCTCGTCGGGCTGGCTGGGTGTACGAGTGGTGACAGCGGTTCGCCAACCCAGCCGACCCAAACGCCGGAGGGATTCACGCTCCCGGTTCCCGAAGCTGAGTTGAATCGTGGCGCGCCAAAAGACGCCATCCCGGCGATCGTCGACCCCGCCTTTGGCGCGGACTGGGAGGATGTCGAACTCCCTGTTCGGAGCAGGCTCGTCGGTGATTACACCGCACGTCCCCGACTCTCGCCCGACGACCGCGTAATCGGCGTCGAGCGAAACGGCAAGGCGCGCGCCTACCCACTCAAGATTCTGAACTGGCACGAGATAGTCAACGACGAGTTCGACGGGCCGTTGCTCGTCACCTACTGTCCACTCTGTGGAAGCGGCCTCACCGCAGAGCGCACTGTCGATGGAGACGTGACCACCTTCGGCGTGTCTGGCCTCCTCTGGAACGCAGACCTCGTGATGTACGACGAGAAAACAGACAGCCTCTGGAGTCAGTTGCTCGCCACGGCGATTTCCGGCGAGCGAACCGGTGAGGCACTCACACTCACGCCGTCGTCACTCACGACGTGGGGAGCGTGGCAGGCAAGCCATCCAGAGACGGTCGTGCTCTTACCGCCACCGTTTTCCGGAACCGTCGTTGGAGAGACCTCGCGTGACTACACGCGGAATCCATACGCCTCCTACGGCGACTCAGACCAGATTGGGATTGGCTTCACCGAGTTCGAAGACGACCGGCTGCACCCGAAAACGCTCGTCATCGGTATTACTGACGGCACGACGGCGCGTGCCTATCCGTTCGCAGAACTCGACGGGGCCCACGTCGTAAACGACACGGTCGGCTCGCGGCCGGTGGTGGTCGCCGCCCTCACAGACGGGTCGCTGGTCGCCTACGACCGGACGATTGGTGAGGACGTGCTGACGTTCGCGCCGGGCGAGCCGGACGAGATGACCGGCGGTGGCTCGCGCTGGCAGTTGGCGACCGGCGTCGCCATCGACGGCCCCCACGTAGGAACCCACCTAGCGCGGGCAAACGACGTGTCGCCGCTGTTCTGGTTCGCGTGGGCGACGTTCAACCCAGAGACGGACATCTACACCGGTTGA
- a CDS encoding HAD-IIA family hydrolase: MTYRGAVVDLDGTVYRGKQLIPGADRGIDRLRHADLNLLFFSNNPTKSPAEYEARLAGHGLSVSEAEIASSATVTASYLVSNYADGEVFVIGDAGLISQLEAAGLTLTDDPHAADVLVGSWDKEFDYRKLTKALWAIQDGAAFIGTDPDRRVPIGDGRLIPGSGAIIHAIEGVAERSVDHVLGKPSEEAAELALSRLGVEPDECLVIGDSLHTDITMGARVGMTTVLVRSGVTTAENRDAVAVEPDYVIDSLADIDEVF, encoded by the coding sequence ATGACCTATCGCGGAGCCGTCGTAGATTTGGACGGCACGGTGTACCGAGGCAAACAGCTGATTCCCGGCGCAGACCGCGGTATCGACCGCCTCCGGCACGCCGACCTGAACCTCCTCTTTTTCTCGAACAACCCGACCAAATCGCCCGCGGAGTACGAAGCCCGACTGGCTGGCCACGGGCTCTCGGTTTCCGAAGCCGAAATCGCCTCCTCTGCGACGGTCACCGCGTCGTACCTCGTCTCGAACTACGCAGACGGCGAGGTGTTCGTCATCGGTGACGCAGGACTCATCTCGCAACTTGAAGCCGCCGGATTGACGCTCACCGACGACCCGCACGCAGCCGACGTACTGGTCGGGTCGTGGGACAAGGAGTTTGACTACCGAAAGCTCACCAAGGCACTCTGGGCGATTCAGGACGGCGCGGCGTTCATCGGCACCGACCCAGACCGCCGGGTTCCCATCGGTGACGGACGGCTGATTCCCGGCTCTGGGGCCATCATTCACGCCATCGAAGGCGTCGCAGAGCGCTCGGTTGATCACGTCCTCGGCAAACCCTCAGAAGAGGCGGCAGAATTGGCGCTCTCGCGGCTTGGCGTCGAACCCGACGAGTGTCTCGTCATCGGCGACAGCCTCCACACGGACATCACCATGGGCGCTCGCGTGGGGATGACGACGGTGCTCGTGCGCTCGGGCGTGACGACCGCCGAAAACCGCGATGCGGTGGCGGTCGAACCCGATTACGTCATCGACTCACTCGCGGACATCGACGAAGTGTTCTGA
- a CDS encoding DUF998 domain-containing protein, translating into MQTERVGGLAGVLAPTVTLGAILLGTVISPTFTWSGSALSNLGAMGAETAWLFNGGLMLGSLLAIPFLVVAFRRSVHRLQHVGVLLLSLALAGLFLVGVFPMGTTYHFPAALSFYLFTTLALWIHGSGSVLAGTPRRGLVSIWLGIANIMTWLVWVAQGPLTRGGLAVPEFIGACVFALWLVFTARRLR; encoded by the coding sequence ATGCAAACAGAGCGAGTCGGCGGCTTAGCAGGAGTTCTCGCTCCCACGGTTACCCTCGGAGCCATTCTACTCGGCACGGTCATCTCTCCGACGTTTACGTGGTCGGGCAGCGCGCTCTCTAATCTCGGTGCGATGGGCGCAGAAACCGCGTGGCTGTTCAACGGCGGCTTGATGCTCGGGAGTCTCCTTGCCATCCCATTTCTCGTCGTGGCCTTTCGCAGGAGTGTACACCGCCTCCAGCACGTCGGCGTCCTCCTTCTCTCACTCGCGCTGGCTGGCCTGTTTCTCGTCGGCGTGTTTCCGATGGGAACGACCTACCACTTCCCCGCCGCGCTCTCGTTTTATCTGTTCACGACGCTCGCCCTCTGGATTCACGGCTCCGGGTCGGTGCTCGCAGGCACGCCGCGACGCGGATTGGTGAGCATCTGGCTCGGCATCGCAAACATCATGACGTGGCTGGTCTGGGTCGCCCAAGGCCCGCTGACGCGCGGCGGGCTTGCGGTCCCCGAGTTCATCGGCGCGTGCGTGTTCGCCCTCTGGCTGGTGTTTACAGCCCGTCGCCTGCGCTAA
- a CDS encoding acyl-CoA dehydrogenase family protein, producing the protein MSQEPVDYSQFEEGRHLNYWEGDETVQFEARRTYPADEFAWAESRLSEFGQVVGHTIADNADLIDKHGPELRTYSKHGEVVNEVDYHPKQAENERLAYEAGIVADSFEAPEGRTSPLCLTHNLTMDLLLSYADPGFTCPVAMTAGVALVLQKFGDGTTEQFYEGLTSKNHDTLQEGAMFLTEKQGGSDVGANETIAEKAADGTYRLTGEKWFCSNIDAQATLALARRPDAPEGTKGLSLFLVPHRLDNGDLNAAIYRRLKDKLGTTSVPTGEVEFHGATGYLVGKPEKGFRYMTEMLNLERLSNAFASVGVMGRCLLESKIHAANREAFGNPIDEYPLMRRDLVDMAVEYEAAAAFSFEAARQLDIRERTDGENAEAAFKAMRVLVPIAKYKTGRMAVDTASYACEILGGNGYVEEFVTPRLLRDAQVLPIWEGTSNILSLDVLRGMAREQSHEGVIALINGWLDSVEHTHLESLKATVESEVASLNAAFATLATEDEEYAQLHAKKFADYIFDVVTAALLLAEAQSQLDAEDNARKSLVAQRFIETRFDTREARGITSGSRFAVEQFDAIVRYATVEPDTLVESTPADD; encoded by the coding sequence ATGTCACAGGAACCCGTTGACTACTCCCAGTTCGAGGAAGGTCGCCACCTGAACTACTGGGAGGGAGACGAAACCGTCCAATTCGAGGCCCGACGAACGTATCCAGCCGACGAGTTTGCGTGGGCGGAATCGCGACTCAGCGAGTTTGGCCAGGTCGTCGGCCACACCATCGCGGACAACGCAGACCTCATTGACAAACACGGCCCGGAGCTTCGAACCTACTCGAAACACGGCGAGGTGGTAAACGAAGTCGACTATCACCCAAAGCAAGCAGAGAACGAACGCCTCGCCTACGAGGCGGGCATCGTCGCAGATTCCTTCGAGGCTCCCGAGGGTCGTACTTCTCCACTCTGTCTCACGCACAACCTGACGATGGACCTGCTTCTCTCGTATGCAGACCCCGGCTTCACCTGTCCGGTGGCGATGACCGCAGGCGTCGCGCTCGTGCTCCAGAAGTTCGGAGACGGCACGACCGAACAGTTCTACGAGGGACTCACGAGCAAGAACCACGACACTCTCCAGGAGGGGGCGATGTTCCTCACCGAAAAGCAGGGCGGGAGCGACGTAGGCGCGAACGAAACCATCGCCGAGAAGGCAGCAGACGGCACCTACCGGCTCACCGGCGAGAAATGGTTCTGCTCGAACATCGACGCGCAAGCCACGCTCGCGCTCGCCCGCAGGCCAGACGCGCCCGAAGGCACGAAAGGCCTCTCGCTGTTTCTCGTCCCTCATCGCCTCGACAACGGCGACCTGAATGCCGCCATCTACCGACGCCTGAAGGACAAACTCGGAACCACCAGCGTGCCCACGGGCGAAGTCGAGTTCCACGGCGCGACCGGCTACCTCGTCGGAAAACCCGAAAAGGGCTTCCGATACATGACTGAGATGCTCAATTTAGAACGCCTCTCGAACGCCTTCGCGTCGGTTGGCGTGATGGGGCGGTGTCTCCTCGAAAGCAAGATTCACGCCGCAAACCGCGAGGCGTTCGGAAACCCCATCGACGAGTACCCGCTCATGCGCCGCGACCTCGTGGACATGGCCGTCGAATACGAAGCTGCCGCCGCGTTTTCGTTCGAGGCCGCCCGCCAACTCGACATCCGAGAGCGAACCGACGGCGAGAACGCAGAAGCCGCGTTCAAAGCCATGCGCGTCCTCGTCCCGATTGCGAAGTATAAAACCGGGCGCATGGCTGTCGATACGGCCTCCTACGCCTGCGAGATACTCGGCGGCAATGGCTACGTCGAAGAGTTCGTCACCCCACGCCTGCTCCGGGACGCGCAAGTGCTCCCCATCTGGGAGGGCACCTCGAACATCCTCTCGCTCGACGTGCTTCGGGGCATGGCCCGCGAGCAGTCCCACGAGGGCGTGATTGCGCTCATAAATGGGTGGCTCGACAGCGTCGAACACACCCATCTCGAATCGCTCAAAGCCACCGTCGAGAGCGAGGTTGCGTCGCTGAATGCGGCGTTCGCCACTCTCGCTACCGAAGACGAGGAGTACGCCCAACTGCACGCGAAGAAATTCGCAGACTACATCTTCGACGTGGTGACCGCCGCGCTCCTGCTTGCGGAGGCGCAGTCACAACTCGACGCGGAAGACAATGCGCGAAAATCCCTCGTCGCCCAGCGCTTCATTGAAACCAGGTTCGACACCCGCGAGGCGCGCGGAATCACCTCGGGCAGTCGCTTTGCGGTCGAACAGTTCGATGCCATCGTCAGATACGCCACAGTCGAACCCGACACGCTCGTCGAGTCGACGCCCGCAGACGACTAA
- a CDS encoding class I SAM-dependent methyltransferase, with protein sequence MATAFGRASTGYRDSPVHRGGRDLSLLSEWASEATLALDIATGAGHTANALMRTGVEEVLVLDLTREMVEMAQSSFPLLRGVVGDAEALPFADNTFDAVSCRIAAHHFPDPATFVSEVARILAPGGVFVLEDNVAPEDEALAEFLNTVEAIRDPTHVESYPEQTWRDWLSAAGFVVEETAWVRRTIEFDSWVDRMNVPEDRFSELQELFDKAPNAARRYFDIWYAENGVASFTTPKLLVRARI encoded by the coding sequence GTGGCAACAGCATTTGGTCGAGCCAGCACGGGGTATCGCGACAGTCCGGTCCATCGCGGCGGCCGTGACCTCAGCTTGCTGAGCGAGTGGGCGAGCGAGGCAACCCTCGCGCTCGACATCGCAACCGGTGCGGGCCACACCGCAAACGCGCTCATGCGCACCGGCGTCGAAGAGGTGCTCGTGCTTGACCTCACCCGCGAGATGGTGGAGATGGCCCAATCGTCGTTTCCGCTGCTCCGCGGTGTCGTGGGCGACGCAGAGGCGCTGCCGTTTGCCGACAACACGTTCGACGCTGTTTCCTGTCGTATCGCTGCCCATCACTTCCCCGACCCCGCGACGTTCGTTTCAGAGGTCGCCCGCATCCTCGCCCCGGGCGGCGTGTTCGTCCTCGAAGACAACGTCGCCCCCGAAGACGAAGCTCTCGCAGAATTCTTGAACACCGTCGAAGCCATCCGCGACCCGACGCACGTCGAAAGCTACCCAGAACAGACGTGGCGCGACTGGCTCTCCGCTGCTGGGTTCGTCGTTGAGGAAACCGCATGGGTGCGTCGTACCATCGAATTCGATAGCTGGGTTGACCGGATGAACGTCCCAGAAGACCGCTTCTCAGAGCTCCAAGAACTCTTTGACAAAGCCCCGAACGCCGCGCGGCGCTACTTCGACATCTGGTATGCAGAAAATGGCGTGGCGTCGTTCACGACGCCAAAGCTGCTCGTCCGCGCTCGTATCTAA
- a CDS encoding potassium channel family protein, which translates to MVFRRVVSSNLFSRESGRRRLFFVYLLTFLGVLIAFTVTYNTGMRVLENDPQPISDSLVVVVETFTTTGYGEDAPWQTLPMKALVVFMQFTGIFFVFLALPLFVVPWIETRLSMRAPNSVEELADHVIICGYTPRGETLIAELKHRDIPSVVIAANREEANVLYENGVPVIYGDPETNETLKAANIAKARAVVADEDDETNASIALTAKDVCDTRVITFVETHDAARYHRYAGADFVFSPRRLVGESLANKVTTTLSTELRDTVEIADDFEIVEFSVQEDSPLDGVSIRQSQIAEKTGANIIGAWLSGEFVSPPPPETVIDEHTMLLVAGHQDQLEQVKGLTLSETRQHRRGAVVIIGYGEVGTEVARALDAAGHPHTVVDIVEKDGVDIVGDATDEETLQRANIGEASAVILALPDDTVSVFCLLILREHFPDIEILARAEETDSVRKMYRAGADYVLGLATVSGRMLASTILEEEVMTFDKQIEIVRMSAQNLAGQTIAEADIRQRTGCTIIAVERNGSVLTEIGPSFVIQRDDELIVTGLDEDINQFSALAG; encoded by the coding sequence ATGGTATTTCGGCGCGTCGTCAGTTCGAACCTGTTCAGCAGAGAGAGCGGCCGCCGTAGACTCTTCTTCGTCTATCTCCTCACCTTTCTCGGCGTTCTCATCGCGTTCACAGTGACCTACAACACGGGAATGCGCGTCCTCGAAAACGACCCGCAACCCATTTCGGATTCGCTCGTCGTGGTCGTAGAGACGTTCACGACGACCGGCTACGGCGAAGACGCGCCGTGGCAGACGCTTCCGATGAAGGCACTCGTCGTGTTCATGCAGTTTACGGGCATCTTCTTCGTGTTTCTCGCCTTGCCCCTGTTCGTCGTACCGTGGATCGAAACCCGCCTTTCGATGCGCGCGCCGAATTCGGTCGAAGAACTGGCAGATCACGTCATTATCTGTGGTTACACGCCACGCGGCGAGACGTTGATTGCCGAACTCAAACACCGCGACATTCCGTCAGTGGTCATCGCGGCAAACCGCGAGGAGGCAAACGTGCTCTACGAAAACGGCGTCCCGGTCATCTACGGCGACCCCGAGACGAACGAAACGCTCAAAGCCGCGAACATCGCCAAAGCGCGCGCCGTCGTCGCAGACGAAGACGACGAGACGAACGCGAGCATCGCGCTCACGGCGAAAGACGTCTGTGACACGCGCGTTATCACGTTCGTCGAAACCCACGATGCCGCCCGCTACCACCGCTATGCCGGTGCCGACTTCGTCTTCTCACCGCGCCGACTCGTCGGTGAAAGCCTGGCGAACAAGGTGACGACGACGCTCAGCACAGAACTCAGGGACACGGTCGAAATCGCAGATGATTTCGAGATTGTCGAATTCTCGGTGCAAGAAGACAGTCCGCTCGACGGCGTCTCCATCAGACAGAGTCAGATTGCAGAGAAAACCGGTGCGAACATCATCGGCGCGTGGCTCTCCGGTGAGTTCGTCAGTCCGCCGCCGCCAGAGACGGTCATCGACGAACACACCATGTTGCTCGTCGCCGGTCACCAAGATCAACTCGAACAGGTCAAAGGCCTCACGCTCTCTGAAACCCGTCAACACCGCCGCGGGGCGGTCGTTATCATCGGCTACGGCGAAGTCGGGACGGAAGTCGCCCGCGCGCTCGATGCGGCGGGCCACCCGCACACGGTGGTCGATATCGTCGAGAAAGACGGCGTCGATATCGTCGGTGACGCCACGGACGAAGAGACGCTGCAACGGGCGAACATTGGAGAAGCAAGCGCGGTGATTCTGGCCCTTCCAGACGACACCGTCTCCGTGTTCTGTCTGCTCATCTTGCGCGAACACTTCCCCGACATCGAAATCTTAGCCCGCGCAGAGGAGACCGACAGCGTGCGGAAGATGTACCGTGCTGGTGCAGATTACGTCCTCGGGCTTGCCACCGTGAGCGGACGGATGCTCGCATCGACCATCTTAGAAGAGGAGGTGATGACGTTCGACAAACAAATCGAAATCGTTCGCATGAGCGCGCAGAATCTCGCAGGCCAGACGATAGCAGAGGCCGACATCCGCCAGCGCACGGGGTGTACCATCATCGCCGTCGAGCGAAACGGCAGCGTGCTCACCGAGATTGGGCCATCGTTCGTCATCCAGCGAGACGACGAACTCATCGTGACCGGGCTTGACGAAGACATCAACCAGTTCTCTGCGCTCGCCGGTTAG